The following coding sequences lie in one Halorussus halophilus genomic window:
- a CDS encoding transcription initiation factor IIB — translation MTGTTRQRERELEENTGETEREEADERVCPECNSDALVSNAGGSELVCDDCGLVVEENNVDRGPEWRAFNHQERQSKSRVGAPTTNTMHDKGLTTTIDWKDKDAYGRALSSEKRSQMHRLRKWQERIRTKDAGERNLQFALSELNRMASALGVPRSVQEVASVIYRRALKEDLIRGRSIEGVATSALYAACRKEGIPRSLEEVAEVARVDRKEIGRTYRYISQQLGLEMEPVDPKKYVPRFCSELELSEEVESKANEIIDVTTEQGLLSGKSPTGYAAAAIYAASLLCNEKKTQREVADVAQVTEVTIRNRYQEQIKAIGLYN, via the coding sequence ATGACGGGGACCACTCGCCAGCGTGAGCGCGAACTGGAGGAGAATACAGGTGAAACCGAGCGCGAGGAGGCGGACGAGCGAGTGTGTCCGGAGTGTAATTCTGACGCACTCGTCTCCAACGCTGGCGGGAGTGAACTGGTCTGTGACGACTGCGGTCTCGTCGTCGAGGAGAACAACGTGGACCGCGGCCCGGAGTGGCGAGCGTTCAACCATCAAGAGCGACAGTCGAAGTCTCGCGTCGGTGCCCCGACGACGAACACGATGCACGACAAGGGGCTGACGACCACTATCGACTGGAAGGACAAGGACGCCTACGGCCGGGCGCTCTCCTCCGAGAAACGCAGTCAGATGCACCGCCTGCGCAAGTGGCAGGAGCGCATCCGAACCAAAGACGCTGGCGAGCGAAACCTCCAGTTCGCGCTGAGCGAACTGAACCGGATGGCGAGCGCGCTCGGCGTCCCGCGCTCGGTACAGGAGGTAGCGAGCGTCATCTATCGACGCGCGCTCAAAGAAGACCTCATTCGCGGCCGGTCTATCGAGGGCGTCGCAACGTCAGCACTCTACGCGGCCTGCCGGAAGGAAGGCATTCCGCGAAGCCTCGAAGAAGTCGCGGAAGTCGCACGAGTTGACCGCAAGGAAATCGGACGCACGTATCGCTACATCTCACAGCAACTCGGCTTGGAGATGGAACCGGTAGACCCCAAGAAGTACGTGCCGCGATTCTGTTCGGAACTGGAGTTGAGCGAGGAAGTCGAGTCGAAGGCAAACGAGATAATCGACGTGACGACCGAACAGGGCCTGCTCTCTGGCAAGTCCCCGACCGGCTACGCCGCCGCGGCAATCTACGCGGCCTCCCTGCTCTGCAACGAGAAGAAGACCCAACGAGAGGTCGCAGACGTAGCGCAGGTGACGGAGGTCACGATTCGGAACCGCTACCAAGAGCAGATCAAAGCTATCGGACTGTACAACTAA
- a CDS encoding NAD(P)-dependent alcohol dehydrogenase, which yields MQAFVMNGIGETDFAEKDRPEPGPNDAILRPTVALVCTSDVHTVGGAIGERENLTLGHEVVGVVDEVGELVGDFEAGDRVAVGAITPDWGSDAAQDGHPSQSGAPLGGWKFANEKDGVFAEYVHVNDADANLAHIPDGVSDEQAVYVCDMLSTGFAGAERADIPMGGTVAVFAQGPVGLMATKGARLQGAGQVIAVENVPERKELAKEYGADEVVDFEEDDPVERILELTGGRGVDAAIEALGASETLAQCVEVTKPGGTVSNVGYHGEGEFVEIPREGWGVGMAEKDIVTALCPGGRLRLRRLLRLLENGRVDPTLMTTHEFDFSETDEAFALMASKEDGVIKPLVRF from the coding sequence ATGCAAGCATTCGTGATGAACGGAATCGGCGAGACCGACTTCGCCGAGAAGGACCGCCCGGAACCAGGACCGAACGACGCGATTTTGCGACCCACCGTCGCGCTGGTCTGCACCTCCGACGTACACACCGTCGGCGGTGCAATCGGCGAGCGCGAGAATCTCACTCTCGGCCACGAAGTCGTCGGCGTGGTAGACGAAGTCGGCGAGTTGGTCGGGGACTTCGAAGCAGGGGACCGCGTCGCTGTCGGCGCAATCACGCCCGACTGGGGGTCCGACGCGGCACAAGACGGCCACCCCTCTCAGTCCGGCGCACCGCTCGGCGGGTGGAAGTTCGCCAACGAGAAAGACGGCGTCTTCGCGGAGTACGTCCACGTCAACGACGCCGACGCGAATCTAGCCCACATTCCAGACGGCGTCAGCGACGAGCAGGCAGTCTACGTCTGTGACATGCTGAGTACTGGTTTCGCGGGCGCAGAGCGCGCGGACATCCCGATGGGCGGGACAGTCGCCGTGTTCGCTCAAGGCCCAGTCGGCCTGATGGCGACGAAAGGCGCGCGCTTGCAGGGCGCGGGACAGGTCATCGCGGTCGAGAACGTCCCTGAGCGCAAGGAGTTAGCGAAGGAGTACGGAGCCGACGAGGTAGTCGATTTCGAGGAGGACGACCCGGTCGAGCGGATTTTAGAACTGACCGGCGGTCGCGGCGTGGACGCGGCCATCGAAGCGCTCGGCGCGAGCGAGACGCTCGCGCAGTGCGTCGAAGTGACTAAGCCCGGCGGGACGGTTTCGAACGTCGGCTACCACGGCGAAGGTGAGTTCGTGGAGATTCCGCGCGAAGGCTGGGGCGTCGGCATGGCCGAGAAGGACATCGTGACTGCGCTCTGTCCGGGTGGTCGCCTCCGGCTTCGTCGTCTACTGCGACTGCTCGAAAACGGGCGAGTGGACCCGACTCTGATGACGACCCACGAGTTCGACTTCTCGGAAACCGACGAGGCGTTCGCGTTGATGGCGTCGAAAGAAGACGGCGTCATCAAACCGCTAGTGCGGTTCTGA
- a CDS encoding helix-turn-helix domain-containing protein, translated as MESELTERQRSAMETAYYAGFFEWPRDSSGEDVADVLDVSAPTFHQHLRVGERKLLGTFLDG; from the coding sequence TTGGAGTCGGAACTGACCGAGCGCCAGCGGTCTGCGATGGAGACCGCCTACTACGCTGGCTTCTTCGAGTGGCCCCGCGACAGCAGCGGCGAGGACGTCGCCGACGTCCTCGACGTGTCCGCGCCGACGTTCCACCAACACCTGCGGGTCGGCGAGCGGAAACTGCTGGGGACGTTCTTGGACGGATAA
- a CDS encoding cytochrome P450: MSSDTPPTSREMPPGPDGLPIVGNYLAFARDPFEFMTETAREYGDIAAWEELDGPIYQLNHPDYIEQVLVQNNQNYIKGQNFQKTLGPITGNGILNSEGAVWRRNRHLIQPAFHPDRIQEYATMMTDSTEAMLEGWDDGETRLVHEDMMTVTLKIVARALFGVDIEDHVHAIGSALEEFMEASESLSNYILPEQIPTPSRRRIRQARERLDAVVYDLIEERRANPGEQNVLAMLFEAEDENGNALSTRQIRDEVVTLLLAGHETTALSLTFTMYALARHPEVESKLVAELDEELNGQTPTMADIPNLTYTEQVVKESMRLYPPVPGIIREPVKPDIIDGYEIPPGATVRMHQWVVHRDPRWYDDPLAFEPERWTDDFEADLPKLAYFPFAAGPRRCIGDRFAMLEAKLILATVYQQFHLELTPGTELDLMATVTARPKNEIPMTVHRR; this comes from the coding sequence ATGAGTAGCGACACCCCTCCGACCAGTCGCGAGATGCCGCCCGGTCCCGACGGACTCCCAATAGTCGGCAACTACCTCGCGTTCGCCCGCGACCCGTTCGAGTTCATGACCGAGACTGCCCGAGAGTACGGCGACATCGCCGCGTGGGAGGAACTCGACGGCCCGATTTACCAACTCAACCACCCCGACTACATCGAGCAGGTGCTGGTGCAGAACAACCAGAACTACATCAAGGGCCAGAACTTCCAGAAGACGCTCGGCCCGATTACCGGCAACGGCATCCTGAACAGCGAGGGCGCGGTCTGGCGGCGCAACCGCCACCTCATCCAACCGGCGTTCCATCCGGACCGGATTCAGGAGTACGCGACGATGATGACCGACTCCACCGAGGCGATGCTGGAGGGGTGGGACGACGGCGAGACGCGACTCGTCCACGAGGACATGATGACCGTGACACTGAAAATAGTCGCTCGCGCGCTGTTCGGCGTCGATATCGAGGACCACGTCCACGCTATCGGGTCGGCGCTGGAGGAGTTCATGGAAGCGTCGGAGAGTCTCTCGAACTACATACTCCCGGAGCAGATTCCGACGCCGTCCCGGAGGCGCATCAGGCAGGCCCGCGAGCGTCTCGACGCCGTGGTCTACGACCTCATCGAAGAGCGGCGTGCGAACCCGGGCGAACAGAACGTCCTCGCGATGCTGTTCGAAGCGGAGGACGAGAACGGCAACGCGCTCTCGACCCGACAGATACGTGACGAAGTGGTGACGCTGTTGCTCGCTGGCCACGAGACGACGGCGCTCTCGCTCACGTTCACGATGTACGCGCTGGCGCGCCATCCCGAAGTCGAGTCGAAACTCGTCGCCGAACTGGACGAGGAACTGAACGGACAGACGCCGACGATGGCGGACATTCCGAACCTGACCTACACCGAACAGGTCGTCAAGGAGTCGATGCGTCTCTACCCGCCGGTGCCGGGCATCATCCGCGAACCCGTGAAACCGGACATCATCGATGGCTACGAAATCCCACCGGGCGCGACGGTTCGGATGCACCAGTGGGTCGTCCATCGGGACCCCCGCTGGTACGACGACCCGTTGGCGTTCGAACCGGAGCGCTGGACCGACGACTTCGAAGCGGACCTGCCGAAACTCGCCTACTTCCCGTTCGCCGCTGGCCCGCGTCGCTGTATCGGCGACCGGTTCGCCATGCTGGAAGCGAAACTCATCTTGGCGACGGTCTATCAGCAGTTCCACCTCGAACTGACGCCCGGCACGGAACTCGACCTGATGGCGACAGTGACGGCGCGACCGAAGAACGAGATTCCGATGACGGTACACCGTCGGTGA
- a CDS encoding cbb3-type cytochrome c oxidase subunit I: MNELTALVAVACVGILSVGVYRFGGRIPTFPRNVYDEYVGLPDELRNKPPGLTRWLTTVDHKDIGLLYIALGTLAGLWGATDAIMLRTELLTPTANVVTERMYNALFTTHGLTMLFLFATPVIFGLGNYFLPVLIGADDMAFPRINAIAFWLLPPALLLIRFGLISDLVGIHALEPPQTSWTMYTPMTAELENPQVDVMLLGLHLSGISTTMGAINFIVTIVTERAEDVDWPDLDIFSWTMLTTSGLVLFAFPMLGSALIMLLLDRNFGTMFFAVQGGGPILWQHLFWFFGHPEVYILVLPPMGIISYIIPKFSQRKLFGFKFIVYSTLAIGVLSFGVWAHHMFATGLDPRIRASFMAVSIAIAVPSAVKTFNWITTMYNGRVRLTTPMLFCVGAIANFILGGVTGVFLASIPVDLVLHGTYYVVGHFHLILVGMILFAMFAGNYFWYPLITGRMYDTRLAKAHFWLSFVTVTPLFTLLLLVGMGGLPRRTAAFPVEFATLQQAATVFAYLLAAAQLLWVWNMVHSYRKGEKVTDADVWDLKGTGFYSREWQWFEERLERTRKD; this comes from the coding sequence ATGAACGAACTGACAGCTCTCGTAGCGGTGGCGTGTGTCGGTATCCTGAGCGTCGGCGTCTATCGGTTCGGCGGACGAATTCCGACGTTTCCACGAAACGTCTACGACGAGTACGTCGGACTCCCCGACGAGTTACGCAACAAGCCGCCGGGACTGACCCGCTGGCTGACGACCGTAGACCACAAGGACATCGGTCTGCTCTACATCGCGCTCGGGACGCTCGCGGGTCTGTGGGGCGCGACAGACGCGATTATGCTCCGAACTGAGCTACTGACACCGACGGCGAACGTCGTCACCGAGCGCATGTACAACGCGCTGTTTACCACTCACGGACTGACGATGCTGTTCCTGTTCGCCACGCCGGTCATCTTCGGGTTGGGCAACTACTTCCTCCCGGTCCTCATCGGGGCCGACGACATGGCGTTCCCGCGCATCAACGCCATCGCGTTCTGGCTGTTACCCCCCGCGCTCCTGCTCATCCGGTTCGGTCTCATCTCGGACTTGGTAGGCATCCACGCGCTCGAACCGCCCCAGACGAGTTGGACGATGTACACCCCGATGACTGCAGAACTAGAGAACCCGCAGGTGGACGTGATGCTCCTCGGGTTACATCTCTCGGGCATCAGCACGACGATGGGGGCCATCAACTTCATCGTCACCATCGTCACGGAGCGGGCCGAGGACGTGGACTGGCCGGACCTCGACATCTTCTCGTGGACGATGCTCACCACGAGCGGTCTGGTGCTGTTCGCGTTCCCCATGCTCGGGAGTGCGCTTATTATGCTCCTGTTAGACCGGAACTTCGGCACGATGTTCTTCGCCGTACAGGGCGGCGGGCCGATACTGTGGCAACACCTGTTCTGGTTCTTCGGCCATCCCGAGGTGTACATCCTCGTCCTCCCGCCGATGGGCATCATCAGCTACATCATCCCGAAGTTCTCCCAGCGCAAACTCTTCGGGTTCAAGTTCATCGTCTACTCGACGCTCGCCATCGGCGTCCTCTCGTTCGGCGTCTGGGCACACCACATGTTCGCCACGGGTCTCGACCCGCGCATTCGAGCCTCGTTCATGGCCGTCTCCATCGCCATCGCGGTACCGAGCGCAGTGAAGACGTTCAACTGGATTACGACGATGTACAACGGCCGAGTTCGGCTCACGACGCCGATGCTGTTCTGCGTCGGAGCCATCGCAAACTTCATCCTCGGCGGCGTCACGGGAGTCTTCCTCGCCTCGATTCCGGTGGACCTCGTCCTCCACGGGACGTACTACGTCGTCGGCCACTTCCACCTGATTCTGGTCGGCATGATTCTGTTCGCGATGTTCGCGGGCAACTACTTCTGGTACCCGCTGATTACGGGGCGAATGTACGACACGCGACTCGCGAAGGCGCACTTCTGGCTCTCGTTCGTCACCGTCACGCCGTTGTTCACGCTCTTACTGCTCGTCGGCATGGGCGGTCTCCCGCGCAGAACCGCCGCGTTCCCGGTCGAGTTCGCCACGCTCCAGCAGGCCGCAACTGTCTTCGCGTATCTGTTGGCGGCCGCCCAACTACTGTGGGTCTGGAACATGGTCCACTCCTACCGCAAGGGCGAGAAAGTCACTGACGCCGACGTGTGGGACCTGAAAGGAACGGGCTTCTACTCGCGGGAGTGGCAGTGGTTCGAAGAGCGACTCGAACGGACGCGGAAGGACTAG
- a CDS encoding helix-turn-helix domain-containing protein: protein MQYATVTLTWDDQRVHPIDDIFARHGEVEVVAIRYVSPVHEGRYVELAELRGDLDAARELLESSPDALEYDIAGTGEQGLAYIQCRTAGLVDDLLAILHEHEIVLDWPMQYLDEGTVRGLQLTVLGTSQAIQQAAATLPDGIRLDLERMGEYEPGDGNRSAVLTEKQQALLDLAVREGYYEVPRETTHRELADELGKSAGTISERLQRIEAKLVAASVPSR from the coding sequence ATGCAATACGCGACAGTGACGCTGACGTGGGACGACCAGCGAGTCCACCCGATTGACGACATCTTCGCGCGCCACGGCGAGGTCGAAGTCGTCGCGATTCGGTACGTGAGTCCGGTACACGAGGGCCGGTACGTCGAACTCGCAGAACTCCGTGGGGACCTCGACGCGGCCCGCGAGTTGCTCGAATCGTCGCCCGACGCGCTCGAATACGACATCGCGGGCACCGGAGAGCAAGGACTCGCGTACATCCAGTGTCGAACCGCGGGACTGGTAGACGACCTGCTCGCGATTCTACACGAACACGAAATCGTCCTCGATTGGCCGATGCAGTATCTCGACGAGGGAACCGTCCGCGGACTGCAACTCACCGTCCTCGGCACGAGTCAGGCGATTCAGCAGGCGGCCGCCACACTGCCGGACGGGATTCGACTCGACTTAGAACGGATGGGCGAGTACGAACCCGGCGACGGCAACCGCTCGGCAGTGCTGACCGAGAAACAGCAGGCACTGCTCGACTTGGCGGTTCGAGAGGGCTACTACGAGGTGCCGCGGGAGACGACCCACCGAGAACTCGCAGACGAACTCGGAAAATCTGCGGGGACGATAAGCGAGCGTCTCCAGCGAATCGAGGCGAAGTTGGTCGCCGCGTCTGTTCCCTCTCGGTGA
- a CDS encoding DUF6789 family protein, with protein sequence MNNAVRAIAGGIAGTAVLTAGLVITDVETGYQVGIFETIASFVGTPGQVTLGFVLFLLAGAVAWPLVFLALRQTFSSDRDPAIEGTALGVLLWVAFNVTSTSGVEGVLLIPYYAFTLVAHLAYGYILGAVYAQLGNANEEVPKSAETA encoded by the coding sequence ATGAACAACGCAGTCCGCGCCATCGCCGGGGGTATCGCCGGAACCGCGGTCCTCACGGCGGGACTCGTCATTACGGACGTAGAGACGGGGTACCAAGTCGGTATCTTCGAGACCATCGCCTCCTTCGTAGGGACGCCGGGACAGGTGACGCTGGGGTTCGTCCTCTTTCTCTTGGCGGGTGCCGTCGCGTGGCCGCTGGTCTTCCTCGCGCTTCGCCAGACGTTCTCCTCCGACCGAGACCCCGCAATCGAAGGCACCGCGCTCGGGGTGCTGCTCTGGGTCGCGTTCAACGTCACCAGCACGTCGGGCGTCGAGGGCGTGTTGCTGATTCCGTACTACGCCTTCACGCTGGTCGCGCACCTCGCGTACGGCTACATCCTCGGTGCGGTGTACGCCCAGTTGGGGAACGCGAACGAGGAAGTCCCGAAGAGCGCAGAAACTGCCTAG
- a CDS encoding M24 family metallopeptidase — translation MTAFEERTRRCQQRLVAANAEAAVLFPSTNLFYASGFREEPAERHLFLFVPQEGEPAFVAPEMYDEQIRDASWVDDLRLWADGEDPMELVEELAEEMAVRDSHLLVDDTMWALFTQDLRETLPDATFGLASEVFDDLRMRKDDAELDALRRAGAVADEVSVEIRKLGEEAIGMTESELAAEIESRLADHGGEEVAFGTIAGSGPNGAKPHHRHDDREIQRGDPVVLDFGAYVDDYPGDQTRTVVFAGEPPKEYEEVHEVVKDAQQAAVEAVEPGVTAESIDRAAREVIEDAGYGEQFVHRTGHGVGLDVHEDPYIVEGNEMELEAGMVFSIEPGVYLPGEFGVRIEDLVAVTEDSCERLNDSPRTWEPL, via the coding sequence ATGACCGCTTTCGAGGAGCGAACGCGCCGCTGTCAGCAACGCCTCGTCGCCGCCAACGCCGAGGCAGCCGTCCTCTTTCCGAGTACGAACCTCTTCTACGCGTCGGGCTTCCGCGAGGAACCGGCCGAGCGCCACCTGTTCCTATTCGTCCCTCAAGAAGGGGAGCCTGCATTCGTCGCGCCAGAGATGTACGACGAACAGATTCGAGACGCCTCGTGGGTCGATGACCTGCGACTGTGGGCCGACGGCGAGGACCCGATGGAACTCGTGGAAGAACTCGCCGAGGAGATGGCCGTCCGAGACAGCCACCTGCTCGTAGACGACACGATGTGGGCACTGTTCACGCAAGACCTCCGCGAGACGCTCCCCGACGCCACGTTCGGTCTCGCCAGCGAGGTGTTCGACGACCTTCGGATGCGAAAAGACGACGCCGAACTCGACGCACTCCGTCGCGCCGGAGCAGTCGCCGACGAGGTGAGCGTCGAGATTCGGAAATTGGGAGAGGAAGCGATTGGCATGACAGAAAGCGAACTCGCTGCGGAAATCGAGTCCCGACTGGCCGACCACGGCGGCGAGGAAGTCGCGTTCGGCACCATCGCTGGCTCTGGCCCGAACGGCGCAAAACCGCACCATCGCCACGACGACCGGGAAATCCAGCGCGGCGACCCCGTTGTACTGGACTTCGGCGCGTACGTGGACGACTATCCCGGCGACCAGACCCGAACCGTCGTCTTTGCGGGAGAACCACCAAAAGAATACGAGGAAGTCCACGAAGTCGTGAAAGACGCCCAGCAGGCCGCTGTCGAGGCCGTCGAACCGGGCGTCACTGCCGAGAGCATCGACCGGGCCGCCCGCGAGGTCATCGAGGACGCGGGCTACGGCGAGCAGTTCGTCCACCGAACCGGCCACGGCGTCGGTCTGGACGTTCACGAAGACCCCTACATCGTCGAGGGCAACGAGATGGAGTTGGAAGCAGGCATGGTGTTCAGTATCGAACCCGGCGTCTACCTCCCCGGCGAGTTCGGCGTGCGAATCGAGGACTTGGTTGCCGTCACCGAGGACAGTTGCGAGCGACTCAACGATTCGCCGCGGACGTGGGAACCGTTGTGA
- a CDS encoding NUDIX domain-containing protein, whose product MADSVEELRDRLRRRTERVTAELRAEWNTETTTDTIDYGPLPWAPDEISDSVDEQLDQFGGMSAVVVCYTDSEDEAVLVYNRNGFWKPPGGAFEGRTSLAETAIREAEEETGLDVELTDLLSTGQVRYHYEDGNSVLLPVATFVGHRVGGRLRVERERNDHPGVTRGVGLFGPDVLPENCRDRDRILELLSHTQF is encoded by the coding sequence ATGGCCGATTCCGTGGAAGAACTCCGCGACCGACTGCGACGCCGTACGGAGCGAGTCACTGCGGAACTCCGGGCGGAGTGGAATACGGAGACGACGACCGACACCATCGACTACGGGCCGCTCCCGTGGGCTCCGGACGAGATTTCCGACTCGGTGGACGAACAGTTGGATCAGTTCGGCGGGATGTCGGCCGTCGTCGTCTGCTACACTGACAGCGAGGACGAGGCGGTCCTCGTTTACAACCGCAACGGCTTCTGGAAACCGCCCGGCGGCGCTTTCGAAGGCCGGACGTCGCTGGCCGAGACGGCTATCCGAGAGGCCGAAGAAGAGACCGGTCTCGACGTGGAGCTAACCGACCTGCTATCGACCGGACAGGTTCGGTATCACTACGAAGACGGGAACTCGGTGCTGTTGCCCGTGGCTACGTTCGTCGGCCACCGCGTCGGCGGCCGGTTGCGAGTCGAGCGAGAGCGAAACGACCATCCGGGAGTGACGCGGGGCGTCGGCCTCTTCGGTCCCGACGTACTGCCCGAGAACTGCCGGGACCGAGACCGGATTCTCGAACTCCTCTCCCACACGCAGTTTTAA